In Bradyrhizobium sp. 200, the sequence GTCGCCGTGCACTATCATTCCCAAGCAGACGCGGCGAACGCCACCGTGGCTGAAATCGTGGCCGCCGGCGGTAGCGCCTTTGTCGTTCGGGCCGATCTGGCCGCGCGCGGTGGAGCGACCGCGTTGGCGAAGCTCTTCACGGCGGAACTGACCGAGCGATACGCCGCGCCGGGTTTCGACATTCTCGTCAACAATGCCGGCCTGAGCAGGCGTGCCGCCATCGAGGAGATCACCGAGGACGACTTCGAGCTGTTGTTGCAGACCAATTTGAAATCGCCGTTCTTTCTGATCAAGGCGCTGCTGCCCCATCTCCGTCCAGGCGGGAGGATCGTCAATATTTCATCGATGGGGACGCGCGCGGCCTATCCGACGATGGCAGCCTATGCGCCGGCAAAAGCGGGACTGGAGGCCCTGACCCGGCTGCTCGCGGTCCATCTCGGCAGCCGCCAGATCACTGTGAACTCGGTGCTGCCGGGTGCCACGGCCACAGATATGAATGCCGCGGCGCGCGATCCGGTCGCCAGTCGTGCGGTCGCCGGGACCATCGCGCTCGGACGCGTCGGTCAGCCGACGGATATTGCCGGGGTGGTGGCATTCCTGGCCTCCGACGACGGCGGATGGGTCACCGGGCAACAGATCGACGCCAGCGGCGGCCAGCGGTTGTAGCGCTCGCCTTCATCGCCCAAAGCTAGTCGCAAAGGATGAAACGCCGCGCCCGCGGCGTTGCTGTCGGCCGTTTGTGCCGCTTGCATGCATCGCGTGCCGAGAATTTGCGCAGTCCGGGCAATTTATTTGTGCTCGCGATACAGCGCAGCTCGCAATAGCATTGCTCAATGATGATCCAGACGATGGAAGCCTTCTTCGTCTAGCTTGATTCGGAGGCGAAAATGCTCGACGAGCTCGATCGCAAGATCCTCGCGACGCTTCAGGTGGACAGCAGCCTTTCAATGCAGGAAGTCGCAGACCGCGTTGGGCTCAGCTCGACCCCTTGCTGGCGGCGAATTCAGAAGCTTGAAAGCGCCGGCTACATAAAACGCCGGGTTGCCCTGCTTGACGCCGAAAAGTTGAACCTTGGCGTCAGCGTGTTCATCGCGGTCAAGACCAACCAGCACAACGCCGAATGGGTTCAGCGGTTCAGGAAAATCGTCGTCAGTTTTCCGGAGGTCGTGGATTTCTACCGACTGAGCGGAGATGTCGACTATCTGATCCGTGCGGTGGTTTCTGATATTCGTGCCTATGACGATCTTTATCAGCGGCTGATCGCCAAGATCGATCTCCATGACGTATCGTCGATGTTCACCATGGAACAGATCAAATCGACAACCGAGTTGCCGCTCGTCAATGCCTCGACCAGATCCGGCCGGCATGAAGCCCAGACCGCGCGACATTCGCTCGTCACATCCTGACAGCGGCACCATCCCGTGGACTTGAGCTTCCGCCATTGGCGCAAAGCGAACGTTGAGGTGTGAGATACCAAATTAGATCTGGCTGTCTCTCGCTGGCTGGACCCAGCTCAAACTTCCTTTGATGGATTGGAGCGAGTGTTTAGTTCTTTCAAATAGTTAGAGGGCGGTGTGTGCACGATGTGTGCACCGAGAGATCAAAGAAAATCCCGCATCATCCATGCGCCGTAATGCCCTTGTCGATACCACGCTCGGCAACAAGATCAAGGCAGGCGAAAAGGTCATCATGTGGTACATCTCCGGAAATCGCGATGACGAAGTGATCGAGAATGCTGACAGCTTCATCATCGATCGCAAGAATCCGCGGCAGCACATCTCCTTTGGCTTCGGTATCCATCGCTGTGTCGGTAACCGGCTTGCCGAAATGCAGATCAGGATATTGCGGGAGGAGATGTTGTCGCGGCGACTCGACGTAAAGGTCGTCGGCGAGCCCGAGCGGGCAGCGTCAAACTTCGTGCACGGCTATTCTGCACTGCCCGTGCGGATTGCCGCCTAAGGCAGCTCGACGACAACAGTTCTTTTCATAGGTAAGTATTTGATATATAACAGTGTTATACTATTTCTGCGATTTTAGCATAAGCTGGCAAGGGGCGCTCAAGGAGCACGCCATGTCTCAGAAACTCAACGCAGCGATCGCCGTGATCGGCATCGATATCGGCAAGAACTCGTTCCACCTCGTGGGTCATGATCACCGCGGTGCCATCGTGCTGCGGCAGAAGTGGTCACGCGGCCAGGTGGAAGCGCGGCTCGCCAACTTGCCGCCGTGCTTGGTCGGTATGGAGGCCTGCGTCGGCATCATCTCACTCGCAGGCTCCAAATGCTTGGCCACGACATCGGCGGGAACTCGACCGCGGATTGGGCGATCCCTGCTATCTCCTTCTGCCGGCGGTCTGGAAGCGACTGTCCGTAAGAAGGGGCCGCATCAGAGAGCGGCCCTTTGCTTCCTGGTTACCAGCCGCGAATGATGAACCTTGGTCTGCCGTAGCCGTATCCGCGATCGTAGTAGCCGGGGCCAGCGTAGTAGTTGTAGCCCCGGCCGGGGAAGTAGCTGGGATCGTAATAATAGCGCAGGACATAGCGCGGTCCTCTGGTCCGCCAGCAGCGTCCATAATACTCGTTGCAGACCAGACCGACCTGATCGACGTTGGAGACTTCGGCAGAGCCGATCGTCGTCGCGTTGATGGGCGCGGCGAAAGCGGCGGACGCGAGCAGCGCGGCACCGAATGCGCCCAGTGCGATGGCCTTCATGGAGTTCTCCCGTCGGTTGGGCGAGACAATCGATCTCTGACGAGGCGTACCGGGACTCAACCGCGGCCTCGAAGATTGAACTGTTCCACGGATTCCCCGAATGCCCGGCCGTGCGGCAGGTCGAGATCAGTCCGCAGTAAACCAATTCGGTAGCCGGGACCGAGCCGTTCGAAGCTGGTATCAGTGCTCCGAAACACTCTCAGTCTGATATCCGGGCGATGAGATTGGTGTTGCCCGCGCGCAGGCCCGATAAACGCGACCAGCCGCGTCGCGACTAACTAACGATCTTGCTCGTCCCCGGGAGATATTCTCAATCGCTTACAGGCTTTCGGCTCGCGTGTCCTTATAGTGCTGGGCGAAGACGGATCAAAAATTGAGCTGGATCAGTCCGAATGCACCATGCGCGACCTTTCCCGTCCCGCCGGCGCTCACCGGATAGTCCCAATTTGCTGAATATTCCACGGCCACCTTCAGCCCGTCCATCACCCACTCTCCACCGGTGAGGAAAAGCCGGTGTTGTGGCACGAAGCCGATCCGGGTTGGCACGCCGCTCTGCAGGATGGACGCACCCGCCATGTCTTTGCTGCCGGAATATCCCACCGAGATGTAATCACCCTGCGCGCCGATCTCCTGTATCCACGGGTTCCAGTCAAATTGGTAGGCAATCGAGGCCTGCCAGGTCATCGGCATCATGCTCCTCGCAATGCCGAGCCCATCGATAAACCTGGCGTCCTGAATTGCGGCATTCACCTCGCCCACGAACGCGAACGGGCCGAAGCTGGTTTTAAGGCTCGCGGCTATTCCGGGAATCTGCCCGATCTGGCTCAGGAATGGGAGGTAGGACGAATGCAGAAATCTGCTTTCGAAAACGGAGCTGCTATAGTCGACATGAAAGTCAAGGGTCCATGGACAAATCAGCGAGTCCTTCAACTGATCATAGGGAACGCCGCAATGGCCCCTTGTCCGGAAACCGAGACTGGCATTGTAGTCGTCGATTTTCGTTCGGCCGGGGATGATGCTGTCGCTGCCTTTGTAGGTCACGACTGAGCCGTAGAAGGGTGCCGGGTCGAACGGGAATGTCACTGGCGTAGGCCGGAAAGGCCGCTCAGGTAGTGGGGTGTAGCCGAGCCAACGCATCAGTTGGCTCACGGCCGGTGCGACGACCAACGGGCTAACGCGAGGAACAACAACAGGCGCCGGCGGCGGCTGCCGCGGTGGGGTTGGCCAGGCGAATTCCAAGCCTCCTGCCGTCTGACGGTTTTCAAACACTTCGGTTGTCAGCGGAGTACCGATCGATAGCGTATCCAGGCGCGCCACGCCCGTAGATGTGCCGAAATGCAAAACCTCTACGCCGAACCGGGCCGCGATCGGGAATTGCATAAGATCGCCGACGGAAACGTGAGTCCGATCAAGCGTGAAGCGATCCACGCCTACGCCGGCAATGTTGGCAGGCACCACTGGTTGATTCCCGGTCGGAAATATCGCGCCAGTGCCGTTGTCGAAGTGGAGAACAAGAGCGCCGGTCAACCAGTCGCTCAGCTTGATATCGAAATCGAGTTCCGCCGTACCCAGCGACAGGTTTTCCTGGGTCGGGCCGGTGAATGAGCCGGTCCGCGAGGCCACGCCTTCAACCACGCCGCTCAGCGAGAGGAAGTTGTTGATCTTCGGCCCGGTCTTGTTGAGCGTGTCGCGGAGGATCTGGCGCGTCGCGTTCTCGTTCGCTGCCCAGCCGATCTCCAAATCTCTTACGCGCTCATTAAGCGGCCGCTTTCCCGCTGCTTCGGACAAATCCGGAGCTGGCAGAGTAGGCGGAGCGACGGGCGACGACGCCACAATAGCCGTGGGTGCGGCTGCCGCCGCAGTCGCTGCAGGCGCTGGATGTTGGTGCACCGTTGCGGGCTTGGTCCGCCGCGTCGCCGACGCGCCCTCCAAAGCACTGAGACGTTCGGAAAGTTTGCGGTTCTCCGCCTTGAGCTCTCCGAGCATGCGCCGCAGAGCTGCCATGTCCTCGCTTTCCGCGCCGGCAGCATAAGAAGGGACAAACTGCATCAGGCTGAATAAGGCCGGTACAGCGCCAAAGACCAGCAGGTACCGGGCGTAGTCGCAGTGCCGGCTGCGTGTAATTGACTTTGCTGTGCCAGTTTTTGCCGCTTGCCAACGTCGCAGAGATACTGCGACGAGTTCATCGCGCTTTCCCCAGATCATGTGCGGCCCCATCGCTACCGCAGTTCGACATCACTAACGTAGTCGAACCAACTCGTTGATAAAAATTCCGCTCTGGCAGCCAGAATGTTCCAGCAAGCGTTTCATCCGTCCACCCGATGACAGACACAGCCTGCTCAACAACACGCGGCAAAACAATCGCCGCACCCACCAACGAGGTTGAGACAACAGTGACGCGGATCGCGAATTACTCAAGCGCCACGAATTGATGTACTCGAAGTGATGTACCCGGATTGCGGGAGGAGCCGAGACCAGCTTCGTCTGTTGTCAATCAACTGCAAGTGGCGACAAAACCTTTGCGCTCGGTTCCAATAGGGTAAACACGCGTGACCCAATTGGAACTGGTATGTCATCCGAATGGGTGGATTGCGCCGCCAAAAATATCAACCTAAATTGCCTAATCTCTTAACCTTGTCCTCAATCTGGTATAAGAGAGGCGACATTGTGGAATTTTGATTGCGGCGCTGCCTGACTATGGCGTTAACGTAACCGAATTGAGGTCGACGCAAGATCGTCGACAGAAAAATTCGGACGTATCGGGAATAGTGGGGGAGCAATTGTGTTGCCCCTACGCGTGATACAGCCCTCAGAAAATCCCGCGCTCAACGGGCCCTCTCGAACGGAGATTCAACTAGAGGTCAAATACAACTAGAGGTCATTGGAAGGGGGCGTCGATATGTTGGCGTGGCTCATTTCCTCTAGCGTGCGTTTGCGCACCCTCATTGTAGTCGCCGCCTCGGGCCTGCTGATCCTCGGCGCCGTCGACGTCAGGAACAAGCCGCTCGACGTCATCCCCGAACTGGCGCTGCCCTCGCTTACCGTGAAGACGGAATCGCTTGGCCTCTCAAGCGCCGAGGTCGAGTCGTTGATTACCGTGCCGCTGGAGGCTGATCTGCTTAACGGTGTGCCGTGGCTGCAGGTCATCCAGTCGGAATCGATGGCAGGACTTTCGACGATCGAGATGATCTTCGCGCCCGGCACCGATCTGATGAAAGCGCGCCAGATGGTGCAGGAAAGGCTGACGCAGGCGCACGCGCTACCGAACGTCTCCAGCCCGCCGGTTATGCTTCAGCCGGTTTCTTCGGCCAGCCGAGTGATGAACATCGGCCTGAGTTCGAAATCCGTCTCGCTGATCGACATGTCCGTTCAGGCGCGCTGGAACATCGCGCCGCGCCTCGCCGGCGTTCCGGGTGTGGCGAATGTGTCGATATGGGGTCAGCGCGAGCGGCAGGTGCAGGTGCTTGTCGATGCCCGGAACCTGAACAAGAAGGGCGTCAAGCTCGACCAGGTGATCAAGACGACAGGTGAGGCGGTGTGGTCCTCGCCGCTC encodes:
- a CDS encoding SDR family oxidoreductase, with the translated sequence MSALSGKTALVTGASRGIGRAIARRLARDGAIVAVHYHSQADAANATVAEIVAAGGSAFVVRADLAARGGATALAKLFTAELTERYAAPGFDILVNNAGLSRRAAIEEITEDDFELLLQTNLKSPFFLIKALLPHLRPGGRIVNISSMGTRAAYPTMAAYAPAKAGLEALTRLLAVHLGSRQITVNSVLPGATATDMNAAARDPVASRAVAGTIALGRVGQPTDIAGVVAFLASDDGGWVTGQQIDASGGQRL
- a CDS encoding Lrp/AsnC family transcriptional regulator — its product is MLDELDRKILATLQVDSSLSMQEVADRVGLSSTPCWRRIQKLESAGYIKRRVALLDAEKLNLGVSVFIAVKTNQHNAEWVQRFRKIVVSFPEVVDFYRLSGDVDYLIRAVVSDIRAYDDLYQRLIAKIDLHDVSSMFTMEQIKSTTELPLVNASTRSGRHEAQTARHSLVTS